In bacterium, the following proteins share a genomic window:
- a CDS encoding glycosyltransferase, whose protein sequence is AGIGARVRLLGWRDDPATIVGDLDVLLLTSLHEGLPRVVPEAMAAGKPVVATAVDGTPEAVADGETGFLRAARDVEGLAAAVASLLDDPALARRMGAAGAARAGEWDIDDMVRRQEALYERLLAAAARRG, encoded by the coding sequence CGGCGGGGATCGGCGCACGGGTCCGGCTGCTCGGCTGGCGCGACGATCCGGCGACGATCGTCGGCGATCTCGACGTCCTGCTCCTGACGTCGCTCCACGAAGGGCTGCCGCGCGTCGTCCCCGAGGCGATGGCCGCGGGGAAGCCGGTCGTGGCGACGGCGGTGGACGGAACGCCGGAGGCGGTCGCCGACGGCGAGACCGGCTTCCTCCGCGCGGCGCGCGACGTCGAGGGCCTGGCCGCGGCGGTCGCGTCGCTGCTGGACGATCCGGCGCTCGCGCGGCGGATGGGCGCCGCGGGGGCGGCGCGCGCGGGGGAGTGGGACATCGACGACATGGTGCGGCGGCAGGAGGCGCTCTACGAGCGCCT